In Pseudomonas sp. MYb327, one DNA window encodes the following:
- a CDS encoding DUF423 domain-containing protein has translation MLRGFLMLAAFFGFTGVGLGAFAAHGLKNRLTPEYLAIFHTGVTYQLVHTLALLGVALLATQIPGRLVTWAGASFAIGILLFSGSLYVLTLTGVSKLGIITPFGGLAFLVGWFCLGLAAWRLS, from the coding sequence ATGCTGCGTGGCTTTCTGATGCTGGCTGCTTTTTTCGGCTTCACCGGGGTCGGCCTTGGGGCGTTTGCCGCCCATGGCCTGAAAAACCGCCTGACGCCCGAGTACCTGGCTATTTTCCACACCGGCGTCACCTATCAATTGGTGCACACCCTGGCCCTTTTGGGTGTCGCGTTGTTGGCCACGCAGATTCCCGGGCGCCTGGTGACGTGGGCCGGCGCATCGTTTGCCATCGGCATCTTGCTGTTCTCCGGAAGCCTGTATGTGCTGACCCTGACCGGTGTCAGCAAGCTCGGCATCATCACGCCATTTGGCGGGCTGGCGTTTCTGGTGGGCTGGTTCTGCCTGGGGCTCGCCGCCTGGCGGTTGAGCTGA
- the thiS gene encoding sulfur carrier protein ThiS has protein sequence MRIQLNGESFELPDGETVAALLTRLDLTGRRVAVELNLDIVPRSQHADTTLNDGDNVEVVHAIGGG, from the coding sequence ATGCGCATTCAGTTGAACGGCGAATCCTTTGAACTGCCCGACGGTGAAACCGTTGCGGCCCTGCTGACCCGTCTGGACCTGACCGGACGCCGGGTGGCGGTCGAGCTCAATCTGGATATCGTCCCGCGCAGTCAGCATGCAGACACCACGCTCAACGACGGCGACAACGTCGAAGTCGTGCACGCCATCGGCGGCGGCTAG